The proteins below come from a single Portunus trituberculatus isolate SZX2019 chromosome 34, ASM1759143v1, whole genome shotgun sequence genomic window:
- the LOC123512553 gene encoding uncharacterized protein LOC123512553, with product MGCRQYDRKFFSHVTSRVVVAVTVGQVGHPQLEEVVARLTSWQVAALERHMQVTLLASGRVTLREGGLAVHHAARPSPTQAPSHVQVTADDVWSVFSVDRGPAGSGPPVHVYAALNVGREGWCVLAADFHTLLHVLQEHGMQAPHLQAGQEEACGPDCEGRRDSLVARARAGLRQYPTIRRPRCVRWHKYLVKRTLQLSWMMLAESEEAMVLCDAPLLHYLSHGDPEAGWVLVAGFDVRDRKHRAAGRTAATERPVEVVCEEGDERGFLLGVSPLLRRCGEASRNTFLRHFTQINPLCWEEAEAAVVGEGGLRAAAFRQVCGLPLPYLRQHAPHALYSAISLSRALVPWVAEEHLKAGEDIT from the coding sequence ATGGGCTGCCGTCAATACGACCGGAAGTTTTTCTCACACGTGACGAGccgcgtggtggtggcggtgacggtgggCCAGGTGGGCCACCCACagctggaggaggtggtggccaGGCTCACGTCGTGGCAGGTGGCCGCCCTGGAGCGTCACATGCAGGTAACTCTGCTGGCCAGCGGGAGGGTCACCTTGCGGGAGGGCGGCCTGGCAGTGCACCACGCCGCACGCCCCTCCCCCACTCAGGCCCCGTCACACGTGCAGGTCACCGCCGACGACGTGTGGAGTGTGTTCTCGGTGGACCGCGGTCCGGCAGGCAGTGGCCCGCCCGTGCACGTGTACGCGGCGCTCAACGTGGGGCGCGAGGGATGGTGCGTGCTTGCCGCGGACTTCCACACGCTGCTGCACGTGCTGCAGGAGCACGGCATGCAGGCGCCTCACCTGCAGGCGGGGCAGGAGGAGGCGTGCGGCCCGGACTGTGAGGGGCGGCGTGACAGCCTGGTGGCGCGGGCCAGGGCGGGCCTGAGGCAGTATCCTACCATCCGGCGGCCGCGGTGCGTGCGATGGCACAAGTACCTGGTGAAGCGTACCCTGCAGCTATCCTGGATGATGCTGGCGGAAAGCGAAGAAGCCATGGTGCTGTGCGACGCGCCGCTGCTGCACTATCTCAGCCACGGTGACCCGGAGGCTGGGTGGGTGCTGGTGGCGGGCTTCGATGTGCGGGATCGCAAGCATCGAGCCGCGGGGCGCACGGCCGCGACGGAGCGGCCTGTGGAGGTTGTCTGCGAGGAAGGGGATGAGCGCGGCTTCCTGCTGGGCGTGAGTCCTCTGCTGCGGCGCTGCGGGGAGGCGAGCCGCAATACTTTCCTGCGCCACTTCACACAGATCAACCCGCTGTGCTGGGAAGAGGCGGAGGCGGCAGTGGTCGGCGAGGGCGGCCTACGGGCGGCAGCCTTCAGGCAGGTGTGTGGCCTGCCGCTGCCCTACCTGCGCCAGCACGCCCCACACGCGCTATACTCAGCCATCAGCCTGAGTCGCGCCCTCGTGCCATGGGTGGCGGAGGAGCACCTCAAGGCGGGTGAGGACATCACTTGA